One Streptomyces sp. ML-6 genomic region harbors:
- a CDS encoding ABA4-like family protein: MTGALFEISFLLAAPFWLLMILAPGLRLTARVAASPLTVLPVLAVYLIMAVPVLPELWDAVRSPDIDTFRDLTALANGAGAIWAQVIAWDLLLGQWMFLEGRRLGISPWVMGPLLVLTILLSPFGLLIFLVLRAVRGPSARTGNGAPDRAAVRTPAG, encoded by the coding sequence ATGACCGGTGCGCTCTTCGAGATCTCGTTCCTCCTGGCGGCCCCCTTCTGGCTGCTCATGATCCTGGCGCCCGGCCTGCGCCTCACGGCCCGCGTCGCCGCCTCCCCGCTCACCGTGCTGCCGGTGCTGGCGGTCTACCTGATCATGGCGGTGCCCGTCCTCCCCGAACTCTGGGACGCGGTGCGCAGCCCCGACATCGACACCTTCCGCGACCTGACGGCCCTGGCGAACGGGGCCGGGGCGATCTGGGCCCAGGTGATCGCCTGGGATCTGCTGCTGGGCCAGTGGATGTTCCTGGAAGGGCGCCGGCTGGGGATCTCCCCGTGGGTGATGGGCCCGCTGCTGGTGCTGACGATCCTGCTGTCGCCGTTCGGCCTGCTGATCTTCCTGGTCCTGCGGGCGGTACGGGGGCCGAGCGCCCGTACCGGGAACGGAGCCCCTGACCGGGCCGCCGTCCGCACCCCGGCCGGATGA
- a CDS encoding MerR family transcriptional regulator, with product MRIGELSHRSGVPVPTIKFYVREGLLPAGRLTSPNQASYDEGHERRLRLIRALLDVGGLSLAAIGEVLRVVDDPERPVHKVLGCTVKRLGQPAGDDPGPELDEARDEVAELVERRGWRADAEGPAGESLAEVIVALRRAGHGGFVELLDVYAAAAEPVARADLDYVGRRAAREDLVESVVVGTVLGEAMFGALRRLAHVDASARAYENGGGADGEGVGAGDAEGASDAGDAGGARDGAGGAGTGAAAEG from the coding sequence GTGCGCATCGGAGAGTTGAGCCACAGGTCCGGGGTCCCGGTACCGACGATCAAGTTCTACGTACGGGAAGGGCTGCTGCCGGCCGGGCGGTTGACCAGCCCGAACCAGGCCAGTTACGACGAGGGGCACGAGCGCAGGCTGCGGCTGATCCGTGCCCTGCTGGACGTCGGCGGGCTCTCGCTGGCGGCCATCGGCGAGGTGCTGCGGGTGGTCGACGACCCCGAGCGGCCGGTGCACAAGGTGCTGGGCTGCACGGTGAAGCGCCTCGGCCAGCCGGCGGGCGACGATCCCGGGCCCGAGCTGGACGAGGCCCGCGACGAGGTGGCGGAACTGGTGGAACGGCGCGGTTGGCGGGCGGACGCGGAGGGGCCGGCCGGTGAGTCCCTGGCCGAGGTGATCGTCGCGCTGCGACGGGCCGGGCACGGCGGATTCGTCGAACTGCTCGACGTCTATGCGGCGGCGGCCGAACCGGTCGCGCGGGCCGACCTCGACTACGTGGGGCGCCGGGCGGCGCGCGAGGACCTGGTGGAGAGCGTGGTCGTGGGCACGGTGCTGGGGGAGGCGATGTTCGGCGCGCTGCGGCGGCTCGCGCACGTGGACGCCTCGGCGCGCGCGTACGAGAACGGGGGTGGCGCGGACGGTGAAGGCGTCGGTGCAGGCGATGCGGAGGGGGCGAGTGAC